In the genome of Sander lucioperca isolate FBNREF2018 chromosome 18, SLUC_FBN_1.2, whole genome shotgun sequence, the window CTACCCCCTGTGCAGATATAATGGCACCGAACCAGATAACCAGGAGAGGCTGTTGACTGGCTGTGAACTGAACGTGACTCTTCCCTGGCTGAGAGTGACTAATGAGCCAGCATACAGTTGCAACAGTATCACTACTCTGGCAAAAGATCTTAAGTTTGTTTTCTGTCAGGGCAGGTTTGCCTTTACATGCCCGCTAACTATGCATAGCATCTGCAAAGTCATAGGAACAATTTGGCAACATAGGAACAGTTGTCGAGGCTCTGACTTTGTAGTATGTCTCCTGATACATTTGCTTGGTATATTTCTCAGTGTATTGTCAGGATGAGCCACTGGGGAAATGATTTAAGTCGCTGTCTTTGAAGAATGACAAAGATGTCCTTTACAGATTCTCAAGTCTAAATTTAACTCGCCTCTGAGCAACGATTATGTCACCCTCATTATTTCTTTTCGTCCAAAATCTTTCTATGATGTGATCATGGCAAGTGCAATGTGATAAAGATAAACGCCTCTCCTCTTTCAGACCATTGTGCGGGGGAGCATGATCGGTCACGGAGACTACATCGCAGCTATGATCAATGATATGAACCGTCTGTCTGTGACCAGTTCTAATTCTTTGAGGAAGAGCAGCCCATCAGCCAGAAAGAGGGCCCAGTCACTGGGAAGATTGGGGGAAGTGAACGAGAGAGATACTTACCAGTACGAGGACCTGACCCAGGATGATGAAGAGGACGAGGATGCGGGTCAAGACCAGTGGAGGGACAGGGCCAGGAACATCCACAGTGAGACCAACACCCCCTACTTGGGCATGAAGAAGAGCATCACTCTGCAGCCTAATGGGATCTTGCCAAAGGCCAAGTCCACCTATGAAGTCAGCGTCAGCTCCCTGGAGGGAACCTCGCACCCGGTTCAGTCCCAGAACATCCCGGTGCTAAGTCACGGTGCTTATATGAGCGGTGAGGTGGGCAGCCCCCAGGAAAGACTGATATGGAAGAGAGATTTTCAGCTGCCCAGGGGAATGCCACCAAATCAGAGACCTATAGCTTGTTTTTACAGCCCAGCTATGGCTTTACAGCAGCCACATGGTGATCAAGCGACAGTTGCAACGGAGCTGCGGCCCAACGTACCGATGTACATGCACCCCCAGAACAGCCCTGGGAGGCCGTTCTCCTCCTATGACCTGAAAGTAAGCCTGCCATTACAGCAGTTTCTTTGCACATCTCTCTCGCCATTAAGTGCACTGATAATACATTATTCATAGAATACACAATATATGCATATTTCTGCTAACATTATGTACATCATATTAGTCCTTGACTGTTTTTGCATGAGCTCTGAATCCATTTTTTGtcaagaaatattttttttgcttaGGGTGTGGAAACTATAGCGAAGTAGCATATTGATTGGATTTACACTAAAGGTGATTAAAGCTCTGGGgttgactattttttttattctagaGTTGATTATGAAATGTGGGTTTAAAGTGCCAGTGGGGTTGTAAAAGTTGAGAGATGGTGTGTTTGGCAAGATCTCAGCGGGACACTTGGGTCCATATAGCAACATCTTTACATGGGTCGTATCAGGTGAAGTGGATGCAGAGTGAAAGGGATGGACTTGATTTACATTCACTTTTAAAGCAGATCTTGAACCCCAGGCAGGCGGCCAACTCTCTTTCAACTCCTTTCCTTAATGTTCCCCACCCTTTTCTCTTTTATCATGCAGGCAGAGTCGGCAGTGAGGTACCACTCCGGCTTCCTGCCCACTGGCAACAGCAGTCCTCTTGTGGGCGGCATCAGACCCCAGCGAACTGTGCGCTCCTCAGCTAGCTACACACTGGGCCTGTCTCCTAACATGGGGCTAAGGCTAAATGGGCCTGACCCCTTTCTCAGGCACTCTGGATGCCCCATTCCTCCCTACCCCCGGCAAGACAGCCCTTCCCAGCCTCGACCCTCCCCTACAGGCTCACTAGCCACCAGTCCTCCAGGCACCTGCTCCCCTGCTTTCAGGCCCCCACAACATCCTTCACCCAGACCACCACCAGACCCACCCAAGGTGACCCATGAGCAGTTTAAGGCGGCCCTGCAGATGGTGGTAGACAAGGGCGATCCACGGTCTTACCTGGAGAACTTTGTGAAGATTGGGGAGGGCTCGACGGGGGTGGTGTGTATTGCTACAGAGAAGCACAGCGGCAGGCAGGTGGCCGTGAAGATGATGGACTTGCGGCGGCAGCAGAGGAGGGAGTTACTATTTAATGAGGTACAATATCCAACTAGGTACAAAGTGATtcccacaaacaaacacaaaccaaTGCATTTAAGGTTACAGCAGCACATTTGAGGTTTCATGCTTGTGGTCTGGCATTTAAAGGAttaaaggtttatttcaacctggCGTTTGTCCCATAAATGTGGCTTTAACGGTCGTGCTAACTTTGCTCTCTCCATCATTTTAAACACTTGTCTCCACCTGGAGAATCCATTATGGCTTGTTTCCCCAAATCTCTACAACAGAGGTGACAAGTGCCAAGCTAGCATGGCCCATAGAGTCATAATAGCCACATTTATGGGAAATACGCCAGGTTGCAATAAACCTGACTTTTCCTTTAATGCTTACTTAAAGGGGTATTCCGATGATTTTACACATGGAGTTCAGTTTGCTCGTCATTGGGAGAACTACTCAGCCTGTAATaacagttgtataatgtcttctgtggctctggagggagCTTTCCAAAGTTTGAGAAAATAacccctgatgatgtcatcagggttatctcaGCTTAGGCTTGGAGACGTTGAAAGACGTGGGTGTTTACAAGATGGGATCTCTGATGAAAGACACTATTTAGTTGGATAGTTACCttgcgttcatggacatcggaaaaacatttttccgagtgaaaacgtcatcattcacgtcccttcctgtcggaatcagaggtgggaaacttgggccagattttgctaaccgagtttcccagttggtgacgcgttgttgacaactgatgtttgatgtaggcgactttggttcactgaacatatttcaatgacaataaactgtttattgtggacaaatgcctctgctgagaaacatacacagacataacatgtttcaaattattcataaataggcctatgtataaaaaaaaacacattatccgtgtcctttcctgttcgttgtcctgcagataacacaaacacctggcaatgtgctgtttgtatgctcgcataacaaaacagcagcaaattattgtagcctccatgttttcaccaggttttcacacacctgatgctctaggctacgcccaacatttgatggcagtcatgcaacaagttgtcatgccaaacgccaatataacagaagaagaagaacacgcatcccgaccatcctaaccatgtgaacactggtagtcggaaaaacaacgtaatcatgggggcggtccctgttattctgaggtggcatgaacgcgccattAGAGCCTGATCCATAGTAAAGagtaaaagtcaggatatcttggACTTACACTAAATTGCTTGAGTACCCCTTTAACATTGGATAACCAAAATGTGGCCATTTGTGGGTCATGTCTGTGGGAAATTATCATAATAAGATTAAAAAGCTTTTGATTCTAACTTGAATGTTTTGTTTGGCAGGTGGTCATCATGAGGGACTATCAGCACAGAAATGTGGTGGAGATGTTTAAGTCAGCCCTGGTGGAAGAGGAGCTGTGGGTTATCATGGAATACCTGCAGGGTGGAGCACTGACCAACATTGTGTCTGAAACCAGGTATATGCACCACCGAGATATAATATTGGCCTTTCTTAAGAAAGCTGCATTGGTGCTTTTCTGTTTGGTTATGATATAATCTTTAACAACTAAATCAACCACAAGGGGGTAGTGTGGTATCGACTGCTGAGGGATCCGTGTTGATACCAGCAGCATAAAGACTCACAAAGACTATCATtcagccctctctctctcactcaaagcctgctgcttttctctgggGAAAAGTAATAATTCAATAACATAattgaatatgtgcatgtttaGATGACATGTGGATAGTCAATTTTGGTTGAGAATTTGATTTCCTGATGCTGTCCTGTTGTCCAGCAGCGCATACATCAAAAATAAGGAAAACATATCGACCAGCAGAAGGGAGTTGAATTTTGTCGGGGCGTTTTGTTTAGAGCTGTCAATGTATTGTATATTATTAACAGATGGTTGGCTCGATCTCCATAGAGTGACATCAGGTTTAGATCACTTGACTCAAAGGTATGAAAAACATCTCTCAAGCCAGATGACATATCAAATGAGCCAACTGTCACAGCCACTGTTTGTCAAACACTAAGATGATCAGTATATTGGCAGAACAATCAAGAATAAGGGTCCTTTTCGTCTTCTGTTTTTCCTGGCTGCAGTCTGGTATCAAATAATTCTTTCAAAGTCTCTTAACTGACTCATAAAAGTCTCCCTAAATTAAGAAAGGAAGTTTTTTCCTAATATATGTGTCTTTTAAATATGATAAGTTCCATGTGTGGGAGAATACAGCACTTTGTTAGGTAACTCTACCT includes:
- the LOC116035802 gene encoding serine/threonine-protein kinase PAK 4, with translation MFRKKKKKRPDISAPKNFEHRVHTSFDAKRGCFVGLPTQWQSLIENLRRPKPMVDPSRITEVELRPKKTIVRGSMIGHGDYIAAMINDMNRLSVTSSNSLRKSSPSARKRAQSLGRLGEVNERDTYQYEDLTQDDEEDEDAGQDQWRDRARNIHSETNTPYLGMKKSITLQPNGILPKAKSTYEVSVSSLEGTSHPVQSQNIPVLSHGAYMSGEVGSPQERLIWKRDFQLPRGMPPNQRPIACFYSPAMALQQPHGDQATVATELRPNVPMYMHPQNSPGRPFSSYDLKAESAVRYHSGFLPTGNSSPLVGGIRPQRTVRSSASYTLGLSPNMGLRLNGPDPFLRHSGCPIPPYPRQDSPSQPRPSPTGSLATSPPGTCSPAFRPPQHPSPRPPPDPPKVTHEQFKAALQMVVDKGDPRSYLENFVKIGEGSTGVVCIATEKHSGRQVAVKMMDLRRQQRRELLFNEVVIMRDYQHRNVVEMFKSALVEEELWVIMEYLQGGALTNIVSETRLSEEQIATVCEAVLQALAYLHSQGVIHRDIKSDSILLTLDGRVKLSDFGFCAQISKDIPKRKSLVGTPYWMAPEVISKSPYGTEVDVWSMGIMVVEMVDGEPPYFSETPVAAMKRLRDELAPTVRNVSQISPVLKDFLDRMLTREPLERASATDLLEHPFLLQSGSPQCLVPLVEQYRKRMSRC